Sequence from the Sanguibacter keddieii DSM 10542 genome:
GCAGGTGCCTGGGGTCCCTGACCGACACCCAGCGCGACGCCGTCATGCGCGCCTACTACGGAGACCGTACCTACCGAGAGGTGGCCGAAGACCTCGGCGCCTCCCTCCCGACCGTCAAGAGCCGCATCCGAGACGGCCTCATCCGACTGCGCAACTGCTTGGGGGTGGACCATGGCTGACGAGAGAGACGACCTGATGCCCGAGGGACCCCGGGGCCTCATCGCCCCGTACGTCTTCGACCACGTCGACGACCTCGAGCGGCGCCAGGTCGACCGGCTGGTCGCGACCGACGACGACGCACGACGCGAGCTCGACGAGTTCCGCGAGGTCGTCGCGACCTTCACCGTCGACGAGGCACCGCCCGCGTTCCTGCGTGCCCAGGTGCTCGACACCATCACGCAGCAGCCCCTCAAGGCTGCTCCGGTCACCCAGACCCGTCACCGGCCGACCGCGGCCCGACGACGCTGGGTCAGCCTCGGCGTGGCGGCGGCGGTCGCCGTCGGCATCGCGGTCCCGACGAGCATCGCCGTGCAGTCGCACTCCCAGCAGCAGCAGCTGCAGGCCGAGGCAGCCACGGTCGCCCAGATGATCGCCGACCCCGAGGCCCGCGTGCTGCGGGCACCGGTCGACGGCGGTGGAGAGGTCAGCGCGCTGGTCTCCTCCGACCGCGTGTTCGTCTCCACCAGCGACATGGAGCAGGCAGCCGCCGACAGCGACTACCAGCTCTGGGTGATCGACGCCGACGGCATCAGCTCCGCAGGGCTCATGCGCCCCGAGGACGGGTCGTCGACAGCGCTCGTCGAGGCGGGCGCCGGAGCCACTGTTGCCGTGACGATCGAACCGCGAGGCGGCTCCGAGCAGCCGACCACCGACCCGATCGTCGCCGTCGAGATCTGACACCGCACGCACCACGAGAGCCGGGCACCTCCCTCAGGGGAGGTGCCCGGCTCTTCGTGCGTCCGGACCCGGGTCCGTCTCTGAGGGGGCACGCGGAGACGAGTGCGTCGGCGTGACGTCGGCTGGTCCGAGGGCGATGTCCGGTGGTCTCTGGTGCGAGGGGCCGCGGGTCGGAGAGAGGCACCGGGGACCGTGATCCTCCGGACCGAGGGTTGCTCGTGCTGGTCGCCTGGCTGTGGCGCCGGCGCCACGGGGGAGGGGGAGCTACGTGCTCCAGGTAGCCGCCTCAGGCCGCTCCACGTGGTGCAGTGCAGCCCCGCACCAAGGGTCCCCGTGGCTCACGGACCTCAGGTGGCTCGAGAGGGTCGTCTCGAGGGACACCTCTCGAGGTGTTGAGGGAGGGGATCGGCAGTGGGCGTCGCGACCGCTGGGGAGCGGGTGGACCCTGCAGCAGAGAGGGCACCATGCTGTGCCTGTGCCTGTGCCTGTGCCTGTGCCTGTGCCTGTGCCAGTGCCAGTGCTCGCGCGCGGGCCGGAGCCTGACCGTGGTGAGACGCGTGCAGACGTCGTCGTCCCGGGTCTCCGGGCACAGCAGAAGGGCCCGCTCCCCGGTGGGGGAGCGGGCCCTTCTGCTGAGCGGCCGTGCTGGTGCCGGTGCAGCTGCGCACCAGCCTCAGATCACATCGTCGGCATGAGCACCGAGTCGATGAGGTAGACGGTCGCGTTGGCGGTCACGACGCCACCACAGATGACGTTGGCGTCGTTGACCATGAGCTCGTCGCCGGAGCCGGTGACGTTGACCATGCCACCCTGGACGGTCTCGTGCTCACCGACGATCTCGTCCGGGGTCAGCTGGCCGGGGACCACGTGGTACGTGAGGATCGAGGACAGGGTGTCCGCGTCGGTCTTGAGGCCCTCGATGGTGGCCGGGTCGATCTTCGCGAAGGCGTCGTCGACCGGTGCGAAGACGGTGAACTCGCCACCGTTGAGGGTGTCGACCAGGTCGACGTCAGGGTTCAGCTGGCCGCTGACCGCTGCGGTGAGCGTGGTCAGGAGCGGGTTGTTCGAGGCAGCCACGGCGACCGGGTCGGTCGACATGCCCGTCACGGAGCCGGCGCCGTCCGGGACAGCCTCGGCGTAGGCGGCGCAGCCGGGGCCCACGAGGTTGGACGCGGGGTCCATCATGGCGCCGTCGGTGGCGTCCTCCGTCGCGTCGTCGGTCATCGCGTCGGTGGTGGGGTCGTCCGTCATGGCCGGAGCGTCCGTCGTGGTGCTGGTCGACGGGGTGGTCTCCGCGTTGTCGTCGGAGCTGCAGGCCGAGAGGCCGAACAGGGCCAGGACTGCGACGCTGGTGACTGCGTAGGACTTGCGGGTAAGAACGTTCATCGGTCTCTCCTCAGCTCTGCCGCCCCACCTCTGCGGGGCGTCTCACGATCAGTTCGGAGCCGGGCGGTGGAGTGGATGGGTCGGATCGAGAAGTAATTTTCTCGGCCTCACCACCGCCTCTCCTGTCGCGCGGCACACGGGTAGTTCGGAACGGTCGAGCGGGTGGATGGGTCGACGAGCAATTGTTTCTCGCACCCATCCGGCAGCGCTCCTAGAACGAACCGCTGCCATGGAAACGCTCATTCTCATCGGGCTCATCGGTGGCCTCATCACCGGTATCTCACCGTGCATCCTCCCGATGCTCCCGGTGATCTTCTTCGCAGGAGGTATCCAGGGCGCCCGCCCCGGCTCCGGCGAAGGCACAGACGGGTCGTCGGCAGCCGCCGGCGAGGGCTCGTCATCAGCTGCTCCCTCCGCCTCTCTCTTCGCAGGAGCGCCTGGCGCCGTCCGGATCGACGGTCGCGGCAACGTCGCCGTCGCCGACCGGCCCAAGGCCGGCACCGGGGGAGACTCCGTCAGCCTCTCCGGGGGCAAGAACGGCAAGGGCGGCAAGAGCACGGCCGGTGACAAGCCGGTCAAGGAGGTCTCGGCGCGCCGCAAGTCGCTGCGCCCCTACCTCGTCATCTCGGGGCTCGTCGTGAGCTTCAGCTTCTTCACCCTCCTCGGGTCCCTGATCCTCAACGCGCTGGGCCTGCCTCAGGACCTGCTGCGGTGGGTCGGGCTGTCGCTGCTGGCGATCATCGGTGTCGGGATGATCGTCCCGCGCCTCGAGGAGATCATCGAACGACCGTTCCAGCGCATCGCAGCAATGGGTGCACGGCGCGGTTCGGCGCGACAGGACCGCGGGGCCTTTCTCCTCGGCCTGGGCCTCGGGGTCCTGTACGTGCCGTGTGCTGGTCCGGTCCTGGCGGCGATCACCGTCGCCGGTGCGACCGGGAACATCGGGGCTGACACCGTCGCCCTGACCGTCTCCTTCGCGGTGGGTGCGGCCATCCCGCTGCTGATCTTCGCGCTGGCAGGCCGTCGGGTCGCCGAGCGGGTCGGTGCCTTCAAGCGCCACACCAAGGGCATCCGCATCTTCGGTGGCGTCACCATGATCCTGCTCGCGATCGGCCTGGCCTTCAACCTCCCGCAGTACCTGCAGCGAGCGCTGCCGGACTACACGGGCTCGCTC
This genomic interval carries:
- a CDS encoding anti-sigma factor, whose translation is MPEGPRGLIAPYVFDHVDDLERRQVDRLVATDDDARRELDEFREVVATFTVDEAPPAFLRAQVLDTITQQPLKAAPVTQTRHRPTAARRRWVSLGVAAAVAVGIAVPTSIAVQSHSQQQQLQAEAATVAQMIADPEARVLRAPVDGGGEVSALVSSDRVFVSTSDMEQAAADSDYQLWVIDADGISSAGLMRPEDGSSTALVEAGAGATVAVTIEPRGGSEQPTTDPIVAVEI
- a CDS encoding fasciclin domain-containing protein; its protein translation is MNVLTRKSYAVTSVAVLALFGLSACSSDDNAETTPSTSTTTDAPAMTDDPTTDAMTDDATEDATDGAMMDPASNLVGPGCAAYAEAVPDGAGSVTGMSTDPVAVAASNNPLLTTLTAAVSGQLNPDVDLVDTLNGGEFTVFAPVDDAFAKIDPATIEGLKTDADTLSSILTYHVVPGQLTPDEIVGEHETVQGGMVNVTGSGDELMVNDANVICGGVVTANATVYLIDSVLMPTM